DNA sequence from the Pomacea canaliculata isolate SZHN2017 linkage group LG7, ASM307304v1, whole genome shotgun sequence genome:
GATATATGGATATAGGTACTCTTTTGTTttgcacaaatacaaacatgacAATGTAGGACCCCATTTAAAAGTAACGTTTATCTGGAGTACAGTCGACTGCGTGTCTCAATCTGTCTTCTTGCAGAGAGACTATTGGATGCTTGTGTATTAAAATACTctattttctactttctttGATATTAAAAGTTCTTAAAAGAGCAACGTTGATTGCTAAAATTGTagaaaaaatttcaataataaattaaactgtttttcagAGCCCGACTGACTTTAGTATATCAGTGATTTCGTAGAAACTGCAGTTGGAATTTCTTCTGTATTCatactgtactgtacatgtGATACTAACATCTTTCCACATAGAGGCCAATGTaagataaaatatgttattaaatGACAAGATAGCAGAAAATAAGTATATCactataataatacaaattttcatttttatgatttgcttccatgacaaatattttaatataccatataaatatatagaatgTTCCTGATAAGCAAAAGAACACACATTAGTATAACTAAGCCCTGTTGAAAAATCCAAGAtgaagaataataacaataagaacacgaataagaacaacaacaataagaacaacagtaagaacaacaataagaataacttattaaaaaaaattaagagtttCTAAGTGTTGTTATCTTGAGATATTTGGTTATTGTACGCCATGTCTATTAACTCTTCGTTTTGAGGAGATTTATTACTACCATCTACTTGTACAAAACCTAAATAAATCTCTGATGGATTACTTGAAATGAATGTTACAGAACACACACGACTGCGTTTGAGGGATATTCACTACATGGAACCTAACATAGGTCGTCTACAGATAAACATCGGAGATGGTCATTGGATGACACAGTGTGTGTCGTCTAACATCACTGCCAGTGTCGTATGTAGACAGCTCGGCTTACCATCgtaagttctttttttttcctctaataGTGGTCGAGTCTGTGTGAAGATTATGAATACTGATTCTACTGAAATTACACAGTTCAAAGGAATAAGTCGTTACGTTTTCTAATCATTAAATAGTGATTTtgactttaaatgttttacagaaacacAGAGTTAAACACATATCTTAAAATGTTCCCCCGTCTGTCTATCTATCCAttcttattttcatatttctttgttcCTTCCTAATGAAAACACTTGAGACGACTTTCTTCAGCTTCAAAAATCAATCTCATACGTAAAAATATAGCgggaaaaaatgaacaaaagccTATGACACTTTCTATTTTTCCAGTAagagaatattatttatttacatagaaTACTGATCTATTAAAAGAAGAATGCTCTCGTCCGATGGAAGCACTTatatagttatttatttatctaacctCGCACGCTAGACATGCTTAACACGAAAGTTCTTCtgacttaagaaaaaaatattcagcattttgaaaaaaaaaaaatcctaaaaatatttaatcaaagggcattctgcaatgtttaggcGTCCGGCGATGTTGGGAGAAATACCTGTGGACAGATTCTATGGATTCAACAGATTAACATACATTTCTTTACTTTGCCTCGGGAATGAGACAAGCATTTTTGAGTGTCAGCATGAGATAAATCGTCACATCGACTGCCAGGATTACAACATCATTTGTAGTAACTGTAAGAACTGttcttttataaatacaaaGCTCATCAATGTGTTTACCATTTATATGTTAGgcttaatgaaagaaaactataCGTTTGCTCgtaaaatacagaaagaaaatattttgattctttcttATCACATATTTGGGTAAATGTGAAACTCTTACAACACTTTTCTATAAATGTCGCTAAGTAAAGGGACGCaacttatttttgaaaaaaattaaccaccaccactacctctCACACATTatatgttttattaactttattattctttcaccacaaatttattttattaatctatttcttgttaaaaattCTCTCGGTGATAAGCGTTATTTACTTACTTTACTTTTAccttttcataaatatttataataaacctGTCTAACCCtcactttccttctttttgtccCTTTGTTCAAACTTGTTGAGGTTCAGTTAGAATCATGCCTTGCATCGTtcttaaaaatgataaatgtttaaaaaaaacctcatacctttagttttgttgttgtttttttttatgatttttttttcaagaaatattcgATGATAGCAGTGCAAAGCTTAGCTTACCAAAAAAGAGGCATTTGTTCATTATACAATGTTACAGTTCTACAATATATAAATAGTAAGAGATGTATTAATTGAGCAAtgtttcaagtaaaaaaaaccaggaagtttaatacaaaataacGGTTATAAATCAAACAGTATTTGGCTCATGTAGGATGGTAGTCACCAAATACTTCTCACCAATGAATAGTTGTCATTAATCAtacatttaacaaaatgttaaGTATCTGCCcgtatattttaattaatctgaaaaaaatcgAAATGTTGAAACATTTGTTAAATGTATACCtaagtttattttgtagaaaatgttgTAAGGAGCATTAAGACATAAGGTTGATGGCTAAAAATTTCACTTTGGTTTTACTTTAGCAATCGTAATGTACTATGGTTTTGTTCAGTATATTCtgtaataagcaaaaaatactTCTAGTACttctctgaatttttttaaaacatgaaaagatatttcatgtattttaacAGCTCCTGTCACCATCCATACAACCAGTAGCACatatcctttaatggaggaaacaaaagcTACTTTAAAGTGTTCGAGCAATAAAGAGTCtggtgtaataaagtacacgtggccagaaattgcaggcgggttccctgatggcagtagcctgatcatcactagagtgaccagggaacatcatggaagccgagtgaggtgtgaggcgatgtacagtgatggtgaagttgtctccagtgacacactgcaattacaggtttactgtgagtattgggaTCCAACGACAATGAATGAGACTACTGTCATCGACAGTATGTAGTCTTAGAAAGCAAATGTTTAAGATGCATTATTACTTGAGTGAAGACTGAACACGTAAGCTgactacaaaagaaaacactttatGAACGAGCTGTCATTAGTGGGtctacctttctttctctctctctgtgtttttgaataaaagtGGCAACATAAGCGATTGTTGGCTGAAGGGAAAGCTATAAGACACTTGTATTATTGTATAGATGAGATGTGCGACGAGTCACATTATATTGTGATCCATCGGCAATGAATGTGTGTATGAAGGTGTACTGGCATGAACTGTCAATATAAATAGTAATTGTTTAAAAGGAAAAGTCAATAAATGTATAAAGTGAAAATTAAGACATTTGACTCAATAAGTAAGATGTGCGAAGAATCACGTTCTATCggtttgtttacagatcgcccggttatcaggataacacggagtgataatcagggtcagccactgtccacctactctgaggtcatcaagggtcacaatgtgacgtttgtgtgtgacgctgacagcaacccgcctcctgcttccatcacgtggtcaggaaaAGTAAACAGctctactggggagctacacatcatagcagcacagcagacgacacacgaaggtatctacacctgtaccgtggtgactgagacagatgatgacgatgatgatcgtCTACCACTGATTACATCTTACCACTCTGCAGTCATCGTTAAAGGTATCCTtatctttacattttgtttttctctctctctctactgtttgcattatttacaccttaaacatttttttgtgtatttgtccATAAAGTTTAATTAACTTGGAAAACAAAGTAAGAGTATGTGGGAAATATCTAGAAAAAGTGTACCTTTTACGCTTACAACATTTTGTAaggaggaaaaagacaaaaggtaAACAGGTACTTTTTCCAGATCAGGCAagcttgttttattaaattttaagaattGAATGCATTTTTCacagtttctgtcaacatccacacaaacagtagcagatactctttaatggaggaaacaaatgctactttaatgTGTGAGAGCAATGAGCGGTCtggtgtaataaagtacacgtggccagaaaatgcaggcgggttccctgatggcagtagcctgatcatcactagagtgaccagggaacatcacggaaggcgagtgaggtgtgaggcaatgtctagtgatggtgaagttgtctccagtgacacactgcaattacaggtttactgtgagtattgggaTCCAACGACAATGAATGTTGTGAATAAGGACACTTAGTCATCGACAGCATGTAGTGTCTTTACGCAAATGAGTTTCAAGTTTATCATCTCACAGTGTTTTATGTACAAGCTGCATACCTTgatcttctttccttttttatttaaccTACATGCAAGGTTAAGTGTGTTTGGATGTTTATATGTGTAGCCGTGTACATATTTCCACAAAAACTGCTACTTTTGGTTTGAGATAGATGTTAGTAAGTAAAAACGAAGACACTTGGATGATGTATAGATGATATGTGAGACGAATCACCttctatcggcttgtttacagatcgcccggttatcaggataacacggagtgataatcaaTGTCAGATACAgtccacctactctgaggtcatcaagggtcacaatgtgacgtttgtgtgtgacgctgacagcaacccgcctcctgcttccatcacgtggtcagggaaagtaaacagcactactggggagctacacatcatagcagcacagcagacgacacacgacggtaactacacctgtaccgtggtcactgaaacagttgatgatgatgaacgtcTACCACTGAGGGCATCTTACTACTCTGCAGTCATCGTTAAAGGTATtcttatctttcctttttctttttctctctctactctttgtgttatttacaccttaaacatattttttgtgtatttatccATAAAGTTTAATTAACTTGGAAAACAAAGTGTATGTGCAAAATACCTAGAAAAAGTGTACCTTTTACGCTTAGAACATTTTGTAAGGAGGAAAAAGACATAAGTTAAACAGCTACTTTTTCCTGCACAGGCAagcttgttttattaaatgtcagTAAGAATTACATGTATTTTCacagtttctgtcaacatccAGACAAACAGTAGAagatatcctttaatggaggaagcaaatgctactttaaagtgtgcgagcaatgagcggtctggtgtaataaagtacacgtggccagaaaatgcaggcgggttccctgatggcagtagcctgatcatcactagagtgaccaggaaacatcatggaaggcgagtgaggtgtgaggcgatgtacagtgatggtgacgttttctccagtgacacactgcaattacaggtttactgtgagtattgggaTCCAACAACAAGGAATGCTGTGAATAAGGCAACTTAGTCATTGAGAACATTTAGTTTTCAAGCAAATGAGTTTGCgtccctatgctccactggaggCAACTAGGATCAAGAGAGATTACTAGagttaagaataaaaatacatttgattAACTGACAAAAAGCTTTATATTTGAGCTGCCACTATTAGTGAGTCTAACCTCTTTTTTTCGTGTGAGCGCGTGTTTATTTGCTTGCAAGTGTCAACAGAAACACTTCAGGTTCATACACTTGTCAAATTCGATACATGACATGCGATGAATCATAATCTATctgcttgtttacagatcgcccagttatcaggataacacggagtgacaaTCAGGGTCAGCCTCTGTCCACCTAcactgaggtcatcaagggtcacaatgtgacgtttgtgtgtgacgctgacagcaacccgcctcctgcttccatcacgtggtcagggaaagtaaacagcactactggggagctacacatcatagcagcacagcagacgacacacgacggtatctacacctgtaccgtggtcactgaaacagctgatgatgatgaacgtcTTCCTCTGAGGGCATCTTCTCAAATTACACTTATCGTTAAAGGTATTATCACACACATTGACCGTCCTCTAGCAATGTCGCACAAACAACTGTCCTCTTTGACTACAAGCCTTCTAACTAAAAATAACTAGACATATTTCGAGCATTTCCGCCGTTTTTATCCGTTTTGCATCGAAGGCTGAGTTTCACTTTATTAAGAGAGCTGAGGTAAGTAAAGTTTTATGCAATCACATTAAATTCTTTTGTCGGCCTGTTGGCTTCTGTTTAAAGCCGCCTTAAGGTGTCGTGGGATGTTGAGTTAGGTAATTGATTCTGTACACATGTATACTGATTCGTATAGCATTTTACAATACtagacaattttttaaaaatctttacaagCAATTTTCTtgagctgttaaaaaaaaaagaaacaggggAAGTGCATAAATATCTGTATGGGCTGATTCAGAAATGCATTAACTGGCTCAGCCTTCATTCAAGGTTGACACGTCCTTCTAAATTTTcattgagaaacattttttttagactgCAAAGTTTGGGtatcattttctttcagtttttctttcgcCGCATTGGTATACGGATATTAAAATGACTTGCATTCAGGTTTGGGCCTCATCGTCCTTGGCGATCTGAGATGCACAGGTGAGGAGTTCAGGTTAGACGATTGTGACTATGAAGGATTTTGCAATGATGATTGCAGTCACATTGAAGACGTTGGTAACATCTGTAACAACCATGAGAACGAGCTCTTCCTATCTATTGGTTTCCTGTATGCCATGTTTTTGTAACTTTGCTGAGAGAAACACAAGGAGGAAAAGAGAtattaattaaagtaaaattaaggTACTTAACATACATAAAGACGCTTTACTTAcctacaaaaaatataaatggaacATGCATTTTCATAGCAAATAAATCTGTTAGTTTTCTTTAGAACATATTTAAGACTTCAGACAAGAGTACACatgatgattaatatttttGAGATATATTATTATCTTGATAAATTGATTTCTAAGTTTTGTAACTAATACTGTTTGTCTGTACAGGATAATGCTACGATCACACTCACAAGTAATGTTTGATTTAATAACAATGGACCAACAGCATGCCTCGGTCTTCTTTCTCACACCTGGATCATATAATGCATGTGTTGTAGAAACTCATCATCTTTGGGAGCAGGCAGACGAAATATCTTCCTAGGGCCCCGATTTTGATTAATATGGTTTGATGCAAAAGTGTTCCTAAAGCTTTTTCagttgattgttttattttttaaggccACACATGCTGCTTGCTAGATATGCTTTGTTATTGTATATTGTCCTTCTTCAACTTGTTGCCTCAAAACTTCAGTCGTTTGTTGTAGGCTTTCTAAACGGTTCACTATTTTATTGCTTGTAGTTGTTACAGTGGGAAAGGCTTGTGTGAGTAGGTCTGTCAGTCGCATGACTGATGTTTACTTTTTGAGTCACATTATCTGTCCTCTCACATTGTCGCTCTTGTATTCCTTGGGAGTCTGTGGTGTTTTGAGTGGAAGTGTTCAACATACTATCGTCGGAGCTAATTAATGTTTCATCCTTCCTTTAGTCTTTTTTCAGGGGCCATCTTTTCTTGAATCACAAGAAACCAAACAACTAACACAGTCGTACCACATCCACCGCACGACACAGTTCAGCAGCTTTCCACAGAAGTGAGTACAAGTCACTGCACAGTGTAATTCTCAACTGCCTGACTTTCACTAATTTTTCACAATAATTGCATTGGGAATCCATcgaaaggaaatattttgacGCAAACTATAAAACAATGACACTTGAAAGTGTTTAATCCACTCACACAggacagaaagttttttttaaaaatgattatagacattttcttcacacaGCGACAGACACGTGCAACCTCCGCCCTGTTCATGGCTCACCTCCCTAACGTTATCTTTTATTgtaaggaaagagagaaagactagGAACACAAAACtaggaggaagaaagatgtatattttaaaagtttccgAAAATAGTTGCTTTATTTCTTGCTCTTGAGCTGAAAAACACATCTAAAACTATGCATTGCATTACTTTGCCTACCTGTGTTTTTGAGGCAGAATGTCTAGTAGTAAAAACTGCATAAGAATGGCAAAAATATTCAAGTTACCGCGTCATACATATTTATCTTCGTAgtattttccacacacacacacacattagtgACACTCAGTGTGAAAGTTCATGCATTCTGTATCAAGAAGTATGCAACTCCTATTATTTTTACTCTTCCTAAACACATGATGGGCagataataaactttaaagGCAATACACGACAAACCTGTATAAAATGACTTtacttattatcattattattcattttcacccccagtggagcgtAGGATCGCAAACTGAGTTCTAGTTGTCTCGTAATGTTTGGGGCAAGGTCTcagaaacagatgaaagaaatcccagattttctctctttttatttctatctgCCATGGAAATGGTATAGTAAAATTAAGCAGCCTTGATTactgataacattttaaatgaattatttgTTCGAGCTATAATATGTGTCTTGTTGTTTTCCGTCAAAAAGTGTTTTACTAAAAGCGAGATATTTTCTGTTGAAGGTGCTAGGGTCACAGGAGGCtacataaaaaggaagaaaataataaactatcAAGCAAGTTGCTGGTCTGATATACTTATTTCACATGTTTACTTCCTGAGAGCCTATTAATTGATCAACAGGAAGAAATAAGAGCCGTGTGACAAGAGATACACATTCAGAGAGGAAACAGTCGGCGGGAGGGTGTCTGGAAGAAATACCAGCTGGAGGTGTGATGAACATGTATCATGAAGAGAAAACTGACCATCAAGGAAAGAAGACCCGAAATGCAGACAAAGTTGATTCTTGTGAGGCTCTAAAAATAGTCACATgctcttttaataataaagtgcTTATAGGGGTAATTTGTACCtagatataaaatgtatttaaaaaggTATAAATACATCTTGAATTTGTatattgttgaaatattttatttatttgcatagAACTTGACAAAAATGTCGTCATACATCCTACTTCAAAGTGTTGGTACACCTTGCATTTGAAATAATATCTGTATTACAAGTTTCggagtaaaaataaagtacacaaCGCTTCTTTTAGGTAACCTGAGGAATAAAAAGGATTTGATTGTAGGTATTTGTTCACAACACTTTAATGGTAGGGATGCCGGTAGAAAATAAATCCTTTATCCAATTTTTAAAGATGCAAATTGGTGATCATACGTcaaaaaagatgtaaaactAACAAATGTTTCTCTTTCCCAATTTTTCTGTGCAAAATTCTATTTTCTTCATCCGGTCACCAAGTGCAAAGGTCACAATGTTTGATTTGTTATCGCTTAAGACCTCCCCAAAACTGAAAGATTGGTTGTAGATGTTTTATCTCCTTACATTGATATTTCTCTGCTACAGACCCAATCTATGTCAACACTACCGAGCttgatgaagaaaaagaacacatcTACAGCAATGTTTGAAGTGTCTGCAAGTGGAAAGGCAAAGGGGTAAATAACACCAGAACtgatttgaaaattttgaaaatggcaaaaaaacaaacaaaacaaaacaaaaaaaacaaaattgcatatTGTATTTTGCTTATGATGTGTCAAGACATTATAATTTATAGTTTAGAAGAGATATGGAAATAtctaactagaaaaaaatgaaaattttcttttaatattggtattacacacagaaagaaaacaaagatctatttaatgttataattatgGAGTTATCAGTAGATAAAATAGTTTTCTATGTAAATTAAAACTGTTAGTTCATTTAAGTTTTagcatattttaaacatttttttaaccttctatgtaaataaacaattatcTTTTAGTTAAACGTTTTGGCTTCTTGTTAATGTCTTCTGTATTTTGAACGTTTTTTTCATATTAACTCTTTACGCAAGGCTAAAGGTGGTCAACACCCCTGTAcacatgaatttaccctttttcaaaaaattattaaaaaataactaaacaagatagaacagcaatttaaagtgattatgacagatcaaaatgtgtagaagtggaacagtTTACCTTAATCTTGctcgtgaactcacttttataaTAATCctaccaaaattaggtatataaAGTAAAGTTTGGAAAAggtttttttccacattttaaaCATGGCGGGGCCCGAAATTCGGGAGctaaagaaaaccatttttacaccattcgtggtcaaattctccttcatctgaagcaggaatatctctgggatgttctttctgttcttaTTTGACGTTTCAGATGGATGATGTTCACGATCGtgtgtagaatatcggcgagacttccGTTCAAACGTTCGTCCTTCGTCATTTAAGGGGGAtaattgtgttcagaaatgcttaactttcttatttattaagtttttcttttaaatcacaacCTATATAGGCcttaaaaaattacaacaatgcatcagtCTGATGTGTATACTACGTAAACAAGCGAGCGGGGCAAGATCTGCCATCCGTGTTGAGtgagtaaagaaagagttaataAACCTGTTTCAAATTATATAAAAGAATGCTATTTGATATATAATCAGTATCTCTCGTGGCGATCTCCTGTTTGATAGCATGTATGCACGGAAATGCTTTCATTTTCAGGTTTAAAAGTTATGGCAACTAGGTTAAAGAAAAGAGTAGACGTCTAGAAACAGTCGGAAAGTGTTTGAAaggtttaaaagataaaaagtagaaaCGGATGGACAGTTCATGTCTCTGTGATACCAGTATCAGTATTTATACTCGTACATTTAAGTCGTGTACTAGGATGCTTAAGAACTGCACATGCCAATATAATAAACAATGGTCCTCTTATCACTGTTCGTTGTGTTTTTGAACTGGAATACATGAGcgacaaaaaatattgtgttaaaattatttaaggaAAGATAAGCATTTTGCCTTGAGACTGATTTGATTATTACTTATAACTGTCTCTTGTCTAACTAGGAATTTTTACTTCCCTTTAAGTAAAACAGAAATCTTTATTCTACTTTCCCCTTGTCTCCTGTTTCGCACGGTCACtggtacaaagacaaaatttacttCAGTCAAAGATGCCTTCTTTATACGAATTGTGTTACCACTTGTTGgctattttttctgttaagcGATTTAAATTATCTAAAAGATTTAAATGGGTAAtactaaaaatgtttatattttggaaAGATAAAACGTGTTTTCAAATATGAATAGGAAGGTTTTGAGGGTGTGTATGAGCgccattgtcattttgttggtGGTGCTGCTAGTGGCGGTGTGCTttatatgtatctgtgtgtgtgtgtagaaaagGTCTGGAAGAATTCTATTACTGCGCTATGTATTGCACGAAGAAGAGTTTAATATCAAGACAACTAAACTAACATGGGTACACCAGTAaacagtatacatatatattcgGAAAGGGGAATGCTAGAACTagctttttttggtttttttaatgttttctgctAAACAACAAAGATTGAAAACAAAGGATTCATTCTAACTAATGTAATCTTTGGTGCCATGCAAGGCAGTGTGCTTCGTTTAGCTTTGTTCATACTCTTGATTGAAACTCGGCTGAATAATTGCCATCTAACAGTGAAATCggcctttgtgtccttccgtcGAGTAACCGCGATACATTCACGAAAAGCAAGTTTCAGTTCGCTGAACTCTGTGCTCTTCTCTCAGGCAAACAATGATGAGCGGATGTGTCAGAAGTCTTCCTCTCACTTTTCTAGTCCCTGGTTCAAGTGGATGGTATTGGTGAGCTGAGGAGATACAAGAAGTTTCATGGAATATAAAAACTCAGGAACGGCTCTTATCTGAAGCAAACAAGCTGACAAGAGGATGTATCAGAAGTGTTCCTTTTTCACGTGAAGCACGTTTTTAACACTTCTAACGGGAAAAGACAGGAATGTAAAAAGGTGTACCTACGTTGTATAGGCAGATACCTGGAAATACAGGAGAGCACAGAAGAGCTAGATTATGTTTTCTTGGTTTGCCAAAGTAAACAGAAAGCGACAAATCAACTTAAATAAGAAATGGTGTAAATAGTACAGttaaatattgtgtaataaAAGTGCAATAATTTAACAGCTTCACAACTGGTATTGGCCAGGTCTCTGTTGTCCTCATCTACAGTAGCAATGATAAGATGCCACTGAAGTCATCTGCCTTTGACTAAACAAAGACTGAAGGAGAACTTTCGGTAATTAGAGAGAGAAGGCGATCATTTAGTTGacttaaatagaaataaaaaatttgagctagaaaaataactttgttccTATAGTGCTTCAAACACTAAGGGCAAAGGACTGTTATCAACGCATCAGCACTCTTCCTTTTCTGGAGTcggcaacaaaaaaaaaaaaacaatataaaaaaggaCGATACAAAACCATATTTCCGAAATTTTGTCCTAACCGCCAAAGACTCctaaaaaaatcaaagtgaaATACAGCAGGACATATGAGTAGACCTATGCAGTAATGATAAATAACTTCCCATATGTGAGATATAAAAGAATGATTCCTGAATTGAAAAAGCACCTACAATCCCGACACCCTGGAAATGAAAACAACGGTAACGAAAAGAAGAACCACAGCTTCTGCAtggaaacaaatgaaatacgttcaaataaacaaaataaaatggtcaATGGCCACAAATGAATATAACAGATGAAGAGTTGAAAGAAGGTCGCAAGGCAGTCCCACTCGACCCCGAGTGAAAAGTTTGTCATACAGATCAGAGGGGTTAACCGGTCATTCCTGGTTTACCAGGAACACTTGCACTTTCAACACTGAATCCAGTAAAGTCAAAAATCAACCACCTCGAatctgttgaaaaacaaaattaatagaaaagaaaggaaaacttcCTTACAGGAACTCGCAAACACTGAAGTAATGGTCGAGGGCACAAATGTACGCGGAAATCTCCCTAACAAggtgcaaataaaatatttatactcatacatatattttttatatgtataagaTAATCACGTACAATGACTACCTACACATATAATAAGAACACCCAACAGACAAATATTAGCTGGTTCGATATAATTTCGACCACAACAACCTGCCAAAACTGAATAACAATGAAAGTCTTTCTTTCACATTAAGAATACAATGTAAGTAGATCACTGACCCAAACTATCGGACAAAATACAGATTATCTGTCCTCTATCCTAGATAAAAGATTAACAAA
Encoded proteins:
- the LOC112567615 gene encoding deleted in malignant brain tumors 1 protein-like, with the translated sequence MTMFVVTSAFTAFLLVITCVDAQLKVRLVDGTAPWNGRLEMLYNGTWGKVCGYKFRKQETQVVCRMMGFNTSQGFTMSAEYRYGIYRYRYGSYYIYLQDLRCTGEETSLEHCSEIYTDSYCLYLVGITCNTQHTRLRLRDIHYMEPNIGRLQINIGDGHWMTQCVSSNITASVVCRQLGLPSRPAMLGEIPVDRFYGFNRLTYISLLCLGNETSIFECQHEINRHIDCQDYNIICSNSPVTIHTTSSTYPLMEETKATLKCSSNKESGVIKYTWPEIAGGFPDGSSLIITRVTREHHGSRVRCEAMYSDGEVVSSDTLQLQVYCEYWDPTTMNETTVIDSM
- the LOC112569337 gene encoding uncharacterized protein LOC112569337 isoform X2; translation: MYSDGDVFSSDTLQLQVYYRPVIRITRSDNQGQPLSTYTEVIKGHNVTFVCDADSNPPPASITWSGKVNSTTGELHIIAAQQTTHDGIYTCTVVTETADDDERLPLRASSQITLIVKVFFQGPSFLESQETKQLTQSYHIHRTTQFSSFPQKKK
- the LOC112569337 gene encoding uncharacterized protein LOC112569337 isoform X1, whose amino-acid sequence is MYSDGDVFSSDTLQLQVYYRPVIRITRSDNQGQPLSTYTEVIKGHNVTFVCDADSNPPPASITWSGKVNSTTGELHIIAAQQTTHDGIYTCTVVTETADDDERLPLRASSQITLIVKVFFQGPSFLESQETKQLTQSYHIHRTTQFSSFPQKKK